In Meleagris gallopavo isolate NT-WF06-2002-E0010 breed Aviagen turkey brand Nicholas breeding stock chromosome 2, Turkey_5.1, whole genome shotgun sequence, the following are encoded in one genomic region:
- the LGALS8 gene encoding galectin-8 isoform X1, producing the protein MMSLDGLQKKISNPVIPYVGTIHGGLVPGELIVIHGSVPDDADRFQVDLQCGSSIKPRADVAFHFNPRFKWSGCVVCNTLEREKWGWEEITYEMPFQKGRPFEIVIMILKDKFQVSVNKKHLLLYNHRISLERIDTLGIYGKVQIKSIEFVSNSVQGSQPSSVGVTKINTENGEMPDGLQFGVPYVGKLVSALHPGCTVAIKGEVNKNPKSFTINLKSSDSKDIALHLNPRLKNKVFVRNSYLHDSWGEEEKEIANFPFSPGMYFELIIFCDAHQFKVAVNGVHTLEYKHRFKQLEKINVLEVIGDVQLLDVRSW; encoded by the exons ATGATGTCCTTGGATggactgcagaagaaaataagtaacCCG GTCATTCCCTATGTTGGGACAATTCATGGTGGCCTTGTTCCTGGAGAGCTGATTGTGATACATGGGAGTGTTCCTGATGATGCAGACAG GTTCCAGGTGGATTTACAGTGTGGCAGTAGCATAAAGCCTCGAGCTGATGTGGCCTTTCATTTTAACCCCCGCTTCAAATGGTCTGGCTGTGTTGTTTGCAACACcttggagagagaaaaatggggCTGGGAAGAAATCACTTATGAGATGCCTTTTCAAAAAGGGAGGCCATTTGAGATTGTCATCATGATTTTAAAGGATAAATTCCAG GTGTCTGTAAACAAGAAGCACTTGCTGCTCTACAATCACAGAATTAGCCTTGAAAGGATAGATACTCTTGGAATATATGGCAAAGTGCAGATCAAAAGTATAGAGTTTGTTTCTAAC TCTGTACAAGGCTCTCAGCCATCATCTGTAGGAGTAACAAagataaacacagaaaat ggGGAAATGCCAGATGGTTTGCAATTT GGAGTTCCTTATGTTGGGAAACTTGTTTCTGCGCTTCATCCAGGATGCACAGTTGCTATTAAAGGAGAAGTGAATAAAAACCCAAAGAG CTTTACAATAAACCTGAAATCAAGTGACTCAAAAGACATTGCATTACATCTGAATCCCCGATTGAAGAATAAGGTCTTTGTAAGAAATTCTTACCTTCATGACAGctggggagaagaagaaaaggaaatagctAATTTCCCTTTCAGTCCAGGGATGTACTTTGAG ctgatCATTTTCTGTGATGCCCACCAGTTCAAAGTTGCTGTTAATGGTGTTCACACCCTGGAGTACAAGCATCGTTTTAAACAACTTGAAAAGATCAACGTACTGGAAGTCATAGGAGATGTTCAGTTATTAGATGTGAGGAGCTGGTAG
- the LGALS8 gene encoding galectin-8 isoform X2, with protein MMSLDGLQKKISNPVIPYVGTIHGGLVPGELIVIHGSVPDDADRFQVDLQCGSSIKPRADVAFHFNPRFKWSGCVVCNTLEREKWGWEEITYEMPFQKGRPFEIVIMILKDKFQVSVNKKHLLLYNHRISLERIDTLGIYGKVQIKSIEFVSNGEMPDGLQFGVPYVGKLVSALHPGCTVAIKGEVNKNPKSFTINLKSSDSKDIALHLNPRLKNKVFVRNSYLHDSWGEEEKEIANFPFSPGMYFELIIFCDAHQFKVAVNGVHTLEYKHRFKQLEKINVLEVIGDVQLLDVRSW; from the exons ATGATGTCCTTGGATggactgcagaagaaaataagtaacCCG GTCATTCCCTATGTTGGGACAATTCATGGTGGCCTTGTTCCTGGAGAGCTGATTGTGATACATGGGAGTGTTCCTGATGATGCAGACAG GTTCCAGGTGGATTTACAGTGTGGCAGTAGCATAAAGCCTCGAGCTGATGTGGCCTTTCATTTTAACCCCCGCTTCAAATGGTCTGGCTGTGTTGTTTGCAACACcttggagagagaaaaatggggCTGGGAAGAAATCACTTATGAGATGCCTTTTCAAAAAGGGAGGCCATTTGAGATTGTCATCATGATTTTAAAGGATAAATTCCAG GTGTCTGTAAACAAGAAGCACTTGCTGCTCTACAATCACAGAATTAGCCTTGAAAGGATAGATACTCTTGGAATATATGGCAAAGTGCAGATCAAAAGTATAGAGTTTGTTTCTAAC ggGGAAATGCCAGATGGTTTGCAATTT GGAGTTCCTTATGTTGGGAAACTTGTTTCTGCGCTTCATCCAGGATGCACAGTTGCTATTAAAGGAGAAGTGAATAAAAACCCAAAGAG CTTTACAATAAACCTGAAATCAAGTGACTCAAAAGACATTGCATTACATCTGAATCCCCGATTGAAGAATAAGGTCTTTGTAAGAAATTCTTACCTTCATGACAGctggggagaagaagaaaaggaaatagctAATTTCCCTTTCAGTCCAGGGATGTACTTTGAG ctgatCATTTTCTGTGATGCCCACCAGTTCAAAGTTGCTGTTAATGGTGTTCACACCCTGGAGTACAAGCATCGTTTTAAACAACTTGAAAAGATCAACGTACTGGAAGTCATAGGAGATGTTCAGTTATTAGATGTGAGGAGCTGGTAG